GCGTTGCCGGTTCGCCGATGTCCGTTGCCGCGCCGAACGTCCGGCCCTGTCCGATGTCGATGACGGGCGGGCGCGCTGTTTCTACCCGCTGCCGGACGGCCATCCCGCCGCCGGGGAGGCGCTGTGATGAGCACCCAGACCGAATCCAACACCGGGCCCCATGTCTTCGAGGCGGCGTCCGAACGAAAAGTCGTGTTGGAGGCCCGCGACCTGCGCAAGCACTATGCGGTCAAGCGCGGCGCCTTCAAGCCGCTGGCGACCGTGAAGGCGCTGGACGGCGTGTCCTTCAGCCTGCAAGCGGGCAAGACCCTGGCGGTGGTCGGCGAATCGGGCTGCGGCAAGTCGACGCTCGCCCGCTCCGTCACCATGATCGAACCGCCGAGCTCCGGCGAGCTGCTCTATGACTGCCGTGAGGTCGTCGGGCGCAGTGCCGCCGAGATGAAGGAACTGCGCCGCACGGTGCAGATGGTCTTCCAGAATCCTTACGGCTCGCTGAACCCGCGCAAGACCGTCGGCTCGATCCTGACCGAGCCGCTGGTCATCAACACCGCGATGGACAAGCATGAGCGGCGCGACCGTGCCGTCGCCATGATGGGCAAGGTCGGCCTGCGGCCCGATCAGGTCGATCGCTATCCGCACATGTTCTCCGGCGGCCAGCGCCAGCGCATCGCCATCGCCCGCGCCCTGATGCTGAACCCGCGCGTCGTCGTGGCGGACGAGCCGGTGTCGGCGCTCGACGTGTCGATCCAGGCGCAGGTGCTGAACCTGATGATGGATTTGCAGGAGGAGCTGAATCTCGCCTACCTGTTCATCTCCCATGACCTCAGCGTGGTGCGGCACATCGCCGATTCGCTGATGG
This portion of the Azospirillum sp. B510 genome encodes:
- a CDS encoding peptide ABC transporter ATP-binding protein; the encoded protein is MSTQTESNTGPHVFEAASERKVVLEARDLRKHYAVKRGAFKPLATVKALDGVSFSLQAGKTLAVVGESGCGKSTLARSVTMIEPPSSGELLYDCREVVGRSAAEMKELRRTVQMVFQNPYGSLNPRKTVGSILTEPLVINTAMDKHERRDRAVAMMGKVGLRPDQVDRYPHMFSGGQRQRIAIARALMLNPRVVVADEPVSALDVSIQAQVLNLMMDLQEELNLAYLFISHDLSVVRHIADSLMVMYLGKPVEHGAKDVVFSRPRHPYTRILLAATPRVNPELRVDRVVPKGELPSPLNPPPGCAFHKRCPFATDRCAAEVPPLRPVDDRLVACHYAEEMN